A window from Citrus sinensis cultivar Valencia sweet orange chromosome 5, DVS_A1.0, whole genome shotgun sequence encodes these proteins:
- the LOC102627052 gene encoding rho GTPase-activating protein REN1 isoform X5 encodes MVSKSTEWSQAKKSGDAGTPPMATNPPGGPPSGQPPGPPPGPNDHRITRAGNAVFKSGPLFISSKGIGWTSWKKRWFILTHTSLVFFRSDPSAIPQKGSEVNLTLGGIDLNNSGSVVVKADKKLLTVLFPDGRDGRAFTLKAESLEDLYDWKTALENALAQAPSTGSATGQNGILKNDKAEAANGSVEQLKEKPVKFPVIGRPILLALEDVDGTPSFLEKAIRFIEEHGVQVEGILRQAAYVDDVHRRIREFEQGKTEFSPEEDAHIIADCVKYVIRELPSSPVPASCCNALLEARRTDRGSRVSAMRTAILETFPEPNRKLLQRILMMMQTVASSKNQNRMSTSAVAACMAPLLLRPLLAGECEIETDFNVGGDGSAQLLQAAAAANHAQAIVITLLEEYDKIFGEGSASPEELYSESELSGSGTEEATDDDESYEDDDQDGATPESDAYTDDDLDNASSRSCSESGESGDSVVYKDKMQDVGVGSKSPERNDNSEINQNPSSTSHEKALPQNEDVKDSKNIQNQSENNSSRQVNESAELLVDVSSGTSSEFKLNCQSPKSCLEKSSPVSNESVYGSKRPTVWGRTAARKNLSMESIDGPSDNEVEIQRLEDTKSDLQRKIADEVKGNEILEASLESRKKALHERRLALENDVARLKDQLQKERDKRTAMEAGLGEFNGSFPIPDTIDEKTKVELGEIAQAETDIINLKQKAKDLRVQLSEQLEKNDGFVGDSSNQLHQTSTKLKDKQRDNEAATERLRIKVLVQQEVNKDGAAESDNEKKQESLSFPNKLPPQNQQVDSMHTVTSRSTAPINSRKSGTRSEFLQRVLAGSGALNQ; translated from the exons ATGGTCAGTAAAAGCACCGAATGGTCTCAGGCGAAAAAATCT GGAGATGCAGGCACTCCTCCTATGGCTACTAATCCGCCTGGCGGCCCGCCATCTGGCCAGCCTCCCGGTCCGCCACCCGGCCCGAATGATCATCGCATTACTCGTGCTGGAAATGCC GTTTTCAAAAGTGGACCACTCTTTATATCATCTAAAG GAATTGGATGGACATCCTGGAAGAAGAGATGGTTTATCTTAACTCATACTTCTCTGGTTTTCTTCAGAAGTGATCCA AGTGCTATTCCTCAAAAGGGGAGTGAAGTCAATTTGACCCTTGGTGGTATTGACCTCAACAATTCAGGCAG TGTGGTTGTCAAAGCAGATAAAAAACTCTTGACAGTACTATTTCCTGATGGTCGTGATGGACGAGCCTTCACACTCAAG GCTGAGTCTTTGGAGGATTTATATGACTGGAAGACTGCTCTGGAAAACGCTTTGGCACAAGCACCAAGTACTGGTTCTGCAACTGGGCAAAATGGCATCCTCAAGAATGATAAGGCTGAGGCAGCTAATGGCTCTGTGGAACAGT TGAAAGAAAAACCTGTGAAATTCCCGGTCATTGGTAGACCAATTTTACTTGCTTTAGAAGATGTTGATGGAACTCCATCGTTTTTGGAAAAAGCTATTAGGTTCATAGAAGAGCATG GAGTCCAGGTAGAAGGCATCTTAAGACAAGCTGCATATGTTGATGATGTTCACCGCAGAATTCGGGAATTTGAGCAGG GAAAAACTGAATTTTCTCCTGAGGAGGATGCACATATCATTGCTGATTGTGTCAAG TATGTCATTCGGGAACTGCCCTCCTCCCCGGTACCTGCATCATGCTGTAATGCCCTGCTAGAAGCACGTC GAACTGATCGAGGCAGTAGAGTCAGTGCCATGCGTACTGCAATATTGGAAACATTCCCTGAGCCAAATCGTAAATTGCTGCAGAG AATACTTATGATGATGCAAACTGTTGCttcttccaaaaatcaaaatcgaaTGAGCACTTCAGCAGTGGCGGCTTGCATGGCACCTCTACTTCTTCGTCCCCTTCTAGCTGGTGAATGTGAGATTGAAACTGATTTCAATGTGGGTGGTGACGGTTCTGCTCAGCTTCTGCAAGCAGCAGCTGCAGCAAATCATGCTCAAGCCATTGTCATAACATTGCTGGAGGAATATGATAAGATATTTGGG GAAGGTTCTGCATCCCCTGAAGAATTGTACTCAGAATCAGAACTAAGTGGAAGTGGAACTGAAGAGGctactgatgatgatgagtcCTATGAAGACGATGATCAGGATGGTGCAACGCCGGAGTCAGATGCATATACAGATGATGATCTTGATAACGCATCAAGTAGATCTTGCAGTGAGAGCGGTGAATCTGGAGATAGTGTTGTGTATAAGGATAAG ATGCAGGATGTTGGAGTGGGCTCGAAGTCTCCTGAAAGAAATGACAATTCTGAAATCAATCAGAACCCATCATCAACTTCGCATGAAAAGGCATTGCCGCAAAATGAGGATGTAAAAGATAGTAAAAATATTCAGAATCAGAGTGAAAATAACTCCTCAAGGCAGGTTAATGAATCTGCTGAACTATTAGTAGATGTATCTTCAGGAACAAGTTCAGAGTTCAAGTTAAATTGTCAAAGTCCAAAGTCATGCTTGGAGAAATCTTCACCAGTCTCAAATGAATCAGTCTATGGTTCTAAACGTCCCACTGTTTGGGGACGAACTGCT GCGAGAAAGAACCTTTCCATGGAATCCATTGATGGTCCCTCCGATAACGA GGTTGAAATCCAGAGGCTTGAGGACACTAAATCTGACCTGCAAAGAAAAATTGCAGATGAG GTGAAAGGAAATGAGATTCTGGAAGCCAGTCTGGAAAGCCGAAAGAAGGCCTTGCATGAGCGCCGTCTTGCTCTTGAGAATGAT GTGGCTAGACTAAAGGATCAGTTACAAAAGGAGAGAGATAAGAGGACAGCTATGGAAGCAGGACTTGGTGAATTTAACGGTTCCTTTCCTATTCCAGATACAATTGATGAAAAG ACAAAGGTAGAGCTCGGTGAAATAGCTCAGGCAGAGACagacattattaatttaaagcaGAAGGCAAAGGATCTTCGAGTGCAGCTTAGCGAACAGCttgaaaaaaatgatggtTTTGTAGGTGATTCAAGCAATCAGCTCCATCAAACATCAACAAAACT AAAGGACAAACAGAGGGATAATGAAGCTGCTACTGAAAGGTTGAGAATCAAG GTTTTGGTACAGCAGGAAGTAAATAAAGATGGAGCAGCAGAAAGTGACAATGAGAAAAAGCAGGAATCATTATCATTTCCAAATAAGCTTCCACCTCAAAACCAGCAGGTGGATTCAATGCATACTGTTACCTCCAGGTCCACTGCTCCAATAAATTCTAGGAAATCTGGCACAAGGAGTGAG tttttacaGAGGGTGCTGGCGGGGTCTGGGGCACTGAATCAATAA
- the LOC102627052 gene encoding rho GTPase-activating protein REN1 isoform X3, whose translation MVSKSTEWSQAKKSGDAGTPPMATNPPGGPPSGQPPGPPPGPNDHRITRAGNAVFKSGPLFISSKGIGWTSWKKRWFILTHTSLVFFRSDPSAIPQKGSEVNLTLGGIDLNNSGSVVVKADKKLLTVLFPDGRDGRAFTLKAESLEDLYDWKTALENALAQAPSTGSATGQNGILKNDKAEAANGSVEQLKEKPVKFPVIGRPILLALEDVDGTPSFLEKAIRFIEEHGVQVEGILRQAAYVDDVHRRIREFEQGKTEFSPEEDAHIIADCVKYVIRELPSSPVPASCCNALLEARRTDRGSRVSAMRTAILETFPEPNRKLLQRILMMMQTVASSKNQNRMSTSAVAACMAPLLLRPLLAGECEIETDFNVGGDGSAQLLQAAAAANHAQAIVITLLEEYDKIFGEGSASPEELYSESELSGSGTEEATDDDESYEDDDQDGATPESDAYTDDDLDNASSRSCSESGESGDSVVYKDKMQDVGVGSKSPERNDNSEINQNPSSTSHEKALPQNEDVKDSKNIQNQSENNSSRQVNESAELLVDVSSGTSSEFKLNCQSPKSCLEKSSPVSNESVYGSKRPTVWGRTAARKNLSMESIDGPSDNEVEIQRLEDTKSDLQRKIADEVKGNEILEASLESRKKALHERRLALENDVARLKDQLQKERDKRTAMEAGLGEFNGSFPIPDTIDEKTKVELGEIAQAETDIINLKQKAKDLRVQLSEQLEKNDGFVGDSSNQLHQTSTKLKDKQRDNEAATERLRIKQEVNKDGAAESDNEKKQESLSFPNKLPPQNQQVDSMHTVTSRSTAPINSRKSGTRSEGSNPTSFALTKLTTRLNFLKERRSQIANELMDKSRGSSQGSEPQQSLQNQEKSQASEIQPVPQSEKGGECESSQSIQNLDKGIGKEGQSVQDSEKFRKSNIYSTHTEDGGQRPETSCLDRGKSEGHMSYESDKSQRLDGQSHNMPTRTFSR comes from the exons ATGGTCAGTAAAAGCACCGAATGGTCTCAGGCGAAAAAATCT GGAGATGCAGGCACTCCTCCTATGGCTACTAATCCGCCTGGCGGCCCGCCATCTGGCCAGCCTCCCGGTCCGCCACCCGGCCCGAATGATCATCGCATTACTCGTGCTGGAAATGCC GTTTTCAAAAGTGGACCACTCTTTATATCATCTAAAG GAATTGGATGGACATCCTGGAAGAAGAGATGGTTTATCTTAACTCATACTTCTCTGGTTTTCTTCAGAAGTGATCCA AGTGCTATTCCTCAAAAGGGGAGTGAAGTCAATTTGACCCTTGGTGGTATTGACCTCAACAATTCAGGCAG TGTGGTTGTCAAAGCAGATAAAAAACTCTTGACAGTACTATTTCCTGATGGTCGTGATGGACGAGCCTTCACACTCAAG GCTGAGTCTTTGGAGGATTTATATGACTGGAAGACTGCTCTGGAAAACGCTTTGGCACAAGCACCAAGTACTGGTTCTGCAACTGGGCAAAATGGCATCCTCAAGAATGATAAGGCTGAGGCAGCTAATGGCTCTGTGGAACAGT TGAAAGAAAAACCTGTGAAATTCCCGGTCATTGGTAGACCAATTTTACTTGCTTTAGAAGATGTTGATGGAACTCCATCGTTTTTGGAAAAAGCTATTAGGTTCATAGAAGAGCATG GAGTCCAGGTAGAAGGCATCTTAAGACAAGCTGCATATGTTGATGATGTTCACCGCAGAATTCGGGAATTTGAGCAGG GAAAAACTGAATTTTCTCCTGAGGAGGATGCACATATCATTGCTGATTGTGTCAAG TATGTCATTCGGGAACTGCCCTCCTCCCCGGTACCTGCATCATGCTGTAATGCCCTGCTAGAAGCACGTC GAACTGATCGAGGCAGTAGAGTCAGTGCCATGCGTACTGCAATATTGGAAACATTCCCTGAGCCAAATCGTAAATTGCTGCAGAG AATACTTATGATGATGCAAACTGTTGCttcttccaaaaatcaaaatcgaaTGAGCACTTCAGCAGTGGCGGCTTGCATGGCACCTCTACTTCTTCGTCCCCTTCTAGCTGGTGAATGTGAGATTGAAACTGATTTCAATGTGGGTGGTGACGGTTCTGCTCAGCTTCTGCAAGCAGCAGCTGCAGCAAATCATGCTCAAGCCATTGTCATAACATTGCTGGAGGAATATGATAAGATATTTGGG GAAGGTTCTGCATCCCCTGAAGAATTGTACTCAGAATCAGAACTAAGTGGAAGTGGAACTGAAGAGGctactgatgatgatgagtcCTATGAAGACGATGATCAGGATGGTGCAACGCCGGAGTCAGATGCATATACAGATGATGATCTTGATAACGCATCAAGTAGATCTTGCAGTGAGAGCGGTGAATCTGGAGATAGTGTTGTGTATAAGGATAAG ATGCAGGATGTTGGAGTGGGCTCGAAGTCTCCTGAAAGAAATGACAATTCTGAAATCAATCAGAACCCATCATCAACTTCGCATGAAAAGGCATTGCCGCAAAATGAGGATGTAAAAGATAGTAAAAATATTCAGAATCAGAGTGAAAATAACTCCTCAAGGCAGGTTAATGAATCTGCTGAACTATTAGTAGATGTATCTTCAGGAACAAGTTCAGAGTTCAAGTTAAATTGTCAAAGTCCAAAGTCATGCTTGGAGAAATCTTCACCAGTCTCAAATGAATCAGTCTATGGTTCTAAACGTCCCACTGTTTGGGGACGAACTGCT GCGAGAAAGAACCTTTCCATGGAATCCATTGATGGTCCCTCCGATAACGA GGTTGAAATCCAGAGGCTTGAGGACACTAAATCTGACCTGCAAAGAAAAATTGCAGATGAG GTGAAAGGAAATGAGATTCTGGAAGCCAGTCTGGAAAGCCGAAAGAAGGCCTTGCATGAGCGCCGTCTTGCTCTTGAGAATGAT GTGGCTAGACTAAAGGATCAGTTACAAAAGGAGAGAGATAAGAGGACAGCTATGGAAGCAGGACTTGGTGAATTTAACGGTTCCTTTCCTATTCCAGATACAATTGATGAAAAG ACAAAGGTAGAGCTCGGTGAAATAGCTCAGGCAGAGACagacattattaatttaaagcaGAAGGCAAAGGATCTTCGAGTGCAGCTTAGCGAACAGCttgaaaaaaatgatggtTTTGTAGGTGATTCAAGCAATCAGCTCCATCAAACATCAACAAAACT AAAGGACAAACAGAGGGATAATGAAGCTGCTACTGAAAGGTTGAGAATCAAG CAGGAAGTAAATAAAGATGGAGCAGCAGAAAGTGACAATGAGAAAAAGCAGGAATCATTATCATTTCCAAATAAGCTTCCACCTCAAAACCAGCAGGTGGATTCAATGCATACTGTTACCTCCAGGTCCACTGCTCCAATAAATTCTAGGAAATCTGGCACAAGGAGTGAG GGAAGCAACCCCACTTCTTTTGCACTGACAAAGTTGACAACCCGATTGAACTTTCTGAAAGAACGACGAAGTCAGATAGCAAATGAGCTTATGGATAAAAGTCGAGGTTCCAGCCAAGGATCGGAACCCCAACAATCACTTCAGAATCAAGAAAAATCTCAAGCATCAGAGATTCAACCTGTTCCACAATCAGAAAAAGGTGGAGAATGTGAGAGCAGTCAATCAATCCAAAACTTGGACAAAGGAATTGGAAAAGAAGGTCAATCAGTACAAGATTCAGAAAAGTTCAggaaatcaaatatatattctacCCATACCGAGGATGGAGGTCAAAGACCTGAAACCTCATGTCTGGACAGAGGAAAATCTGAAGGTCATATGTCCTATGAATCAGATAAAAGCCAAAGATTAGATGGTCAATCCCACAACATGCCCACTCGAACTTTCTCCAGATGA